A region of the Heptranchias perlo isolate sHepPer1 chromosome 25, sHepPer1.hap1, whole genome shotgun sequence genome:
GCACTGGGGTCGGTAAACAAGCACAGAGCGCAGACACTGAGGAGGTGCACAAGGTTGATTCTTAATTCTTCCTGTTAACTATTATACACATATGGAATAGAGGTGTTGGAGTATTTTTTTCTGGGTTTGGTGTTGGTGTACTGAAGTGAGGGAAAAACCCATAAGGCTTGACTGAGGAAAGTAACCAATCAGATGGTGGTAGTAAGGACGATGGTGATAAGAATTGCGGGAATGTTGGTGCATTGGTATTTGgtggtggtgggcgggggggggggggtggagatgggtTCAGCGAACGTGCTCGTGGATGAATCGGTCTCTGAGAGCGCTGGCAGCTAGTGACACTGCTGTTcaatgctgctcctgctcttccttctcctcctcctccacatcttgcTGCACAAGCCGTGCTAATTGTTGGTCCATCAGCGTTGCAAAGTTATACAGCACatgaccacaaatctggaaaGATAATCAGGGCTCAGTGCAGAGCTCTTACAGAACggcccaggcagcagaagcgatGCTTGAGCACACCGCCGGTCTACCCAATTATATTATTGGTAGTGGCATGCCTCTCTTTGTAGATCAGTTGCAAGTGTTCCTGACAGAAGTCATGTGCCAACTCTGGAGGGGACATCCTTGTCACCCAGCATCCAACCAGTGACCTGGTAATCTGGCTGGATTGAAGGCAGGACGCTGGACTGGTTTGGGATGAATTAATCATGAATGCTGCCTGAaaatgggcacagacctgcacgaTGTAGTGCCTGTGATAGCAAATAAGTTGGACATCTCACGATTTGCAGTTTAGTAAAATCTGCTCCACAGCGACCCTGCTGTTGAGAGAAGGTGCTTCTCTTCCAAGTACACTCAAACGGCAGTTAATTAAATCAAAAACTGCTTGCCGTCCTACGATGCAAGGGAAATGCAGCTAAACGAATAAAAATTAAATCTAATACAGTGATTATCGGCTTATGTTGACTTGGGAGGAACTAACTTCGTACAACCTAGAATTGTCTTTGAAAACACCCAAGCTCAATATCCTCAGCACATTTGAAGTTTGATTCATATTCATTCTTAGCAATGAGTGCAAAATAACATCACCACGATATAAAGAACATAAAGGGATACACAGTTTGTGATTAAGGTGAATATGAATGAACAAAAGCGCCACTATTTTCTGGACTGGTTTCAGTAAAAAAATGTCAGTGATAGTGTAATTACTTCCGGTCTGAGTTGCTGCCCGCAGCACTTGCTTCAGTGTTAAGAATCGCTAAACAATGATAAAAGAAATCGAACCCTATTGAAGAATAAAATCTTGCAAAGCCATAAATTGCAGCGCGCAactacctggacacccaaagcAGAGGCTGTCACATTTTGGCCCTGAATTTGTGTCACCAGATGAGTTAGTAAAACTTACACTATATTCTTTCAATTATtgtcagaaacacacagacaaacagtttATCCGGTTCCCTACACCGATAGAACTTAAAGAAATCTGGTTTAAAAAATATGGTACCACAGTATGTATTGACTCACTCtcgcagacccctgtaaatactgacacagtttgTCAACTGTCTGAATATCCACATTctttggtacccctttatatgtTGACTCACTCTCATAGATTctttgtacacaaatctttgaaggtggcaggacaagttgagaaggctattaaaaaaaacagatgggatcctgggttttatcaatagagccatagagtacaaaagcaaggaagttatgctaaaggtgtataaaacattggctaggcctcagctggagtagtgtgttcagttctgggcaccatactttagcaaggatgtcaaggcctgagagaggatgcagaagagatttactagaatgttaccagtgatgagggatttcagttatgtggagagattggagaagcttgggctgttctccttcgagcacagaaggttaagaggggatttgatagaggtgttcaaaatcatgaacggttttgatagtgtaaataaggagaaactatttccagtgacagaagcgTCGGTAACAAAAGAGGACATAGCTtcaacgtgattggcaaaagaatccgaGGCGGCATGAGGGGAAAaaatacgcagcgagttgttgtgatcgggaatgcactgcctgaaagactgGCCGatgcagactcaatagtaacttccaaaaggaaaTTGCATAAATGCTTGAAAGAAAACAAttgacagggctatggagaaagaacaggggctAATTGAATAGCTTTACCAAAGAGCCGgaacgggcacaatgggccgaatggtcttcttCTGTACTGATTATAATTATATGAGTATATTATATGCGGTATTTGTTACATTACACTGAAGCTTTGACCAAGTCAGTGTGGACAGACTGTAAGTTACAGCCAGCGGGTTAACGCGGGCAAACTGCAGATCTGTTGTTGTGATTTGAAATGTTCCACTTGAAATCAAACAGGTAATATCTGAAtacagaatttattttaaaagagaaTGTATAACAGATCATTACATAAGATCCTTGAATCAGATACAGCTGGATCTCGCGATACTTGTTTGAAGGGGGTTTGTCTGAGTCTCGTGTTTAACCACACAGGAGTAAAGCTCGTGTGAGTTCCAGTCTGAGGCTGACAGAGTCAGATAACTGCTCGTACTGAACGTGTTGTCCGTCTCCTGCTGGACCCGACTGGTCTCAACACCATTCCCTCTGACATTGCCATCCACAGTCCACTCAATCTCCACAGCACCCGGGTTAAAACCGTTCACTAAACACACCAGGGTCGCCTTGTTCTTTTCTGTTATTTGATCCGATGAAGGCGGAAGGACGGACACCGAGGGGGCCCGGGGATCTGAAAAGTAAAAACAAATTGtccggtcattatcgcattgctgtatgtgggacattgctgtgcacgaattggctgcagcgtttcctacatttcaacagtgacgacacttcaaaagcacttcttttgctgaaaagcgggttgggacatcctgaggtcgtgaaaggtgatatataaatgcaagctctttctttttttctttatattaaatAGAAATATTCCTATGAGAATAACAATGGAATACAATTCAGAGTAAGAATGTTGAATTCAGTCTGTCACTTTCTCCTGTCTCTTTAAATGACTGACCACGTGTTACAAGCACCAGCTGTCAATGACAAACCCTCGGTAAAATGGTTTATGCAATGAAAGAAACCAAAGAAAATGTTGAAACATCAATATTTCTTCGATCGTAGAATTAGGTATCAGCGGCTGAGTCGCCACAAATGTTTCTGGCATTGAGGTGCGGTGTCAGCTTCAGCGGCGCATCTCACCAATACCAGGTTTGCATGGGTCGGTTTCACAATCAATTGCCACTCTGAGACCTTCAGCTTAGAATCTATAACTTCTCCTTGCATATAATTTGGAGGCTACAACTGCGTGTAGTCCTGACAAGAGGAACCAACCCCTATTATCACAGTTGCTATAATCACTCTGCAGTACCCGGAGTTCAGCTGAACTTTCCTGTACTGAAAAGTCTGGAGCCCCTTGCGATTATTGAACAGGCTTTACTGTCAATTTAAATTATTGTCTAAACACCAAGCGTTTGACAGTGAACTCCATTTACACTGGTTTGGAATGTAACTTTTTTTCCAAATATAAATTCTCAATGGAATAATTGATAATATAATCGAAGTTTTTTCTGTTTTATACCTCATGTTAGCCCATTTCACCGTGATGTAGCCGAATAACCAAGTTAAAATATCGATAGCGTATCCGCATTTTCTGTAATATTACTCCTCTCGCTGACACTAACCACAGAACCAGCAGCAACATGCAATGGAGTGAATACAAAAGCAGTGTACAACAATCTGAAAACGTATTCCCAGGCATTCACGCAAAATTGATGGGATAGGAAGATAATGTGTACATGATCTGTTAAAGAATAGACttcatgccaatcattgttgttTATTACTGGATGCAGAAAATCGAAGAGctgacctgagcacaaaatatgTTTGCTATAGTCATCGGGGATTAATGTGAAATATAGGACTGAGAATCTTGTACTGAACGGTTTTTGCCGAGTTTGGAGACGagtgggagagagttacaggaaGTCGCTACACTATCCTCCCGCAAACTGAATTCGAGAATGGTTATTAAATCGCGCCAGTGCTCTATTGGGAAATAAAAGGGTATATTGTGAAATTTTTGAATTTGTACTTTTAGCCTTTTACCAACAATTAATTCCAGCTGGGCTATAAGGACAGGGTGGAAGGGAATTTGAAAGGCTATGTGGGAAACATAGCATCATAGAAGTGTAGAGGTCAGAAAGAGGTCGATCGCGCCggtcccagctctttgaaagagctgtccacttgCCAGGCATTTGTTGTCCTTTTTCAagttgacttggacttgggtgtacagggcacaatctcaaaatttgccgatgccacaaaacttggaagggtagtaaacagtgaggagcatagtgatagacttcaagaggacatagacaggctggtggaatgggcggacacgtggcaggtgaaattcatcgcagagaagtgtgaagtgatacatttcggtaggaagaacgaggagaggcaatataaactaaagggtacaattctaaaatgtgtgcaggaacagagagatctgggggtatatgtgcacaaatcgttgaaggtggcaggataggttttgagaaagcggttaagaaaacatgggctttataaatagaggcatagagtacaaaagcaaggaggttatgatgaatctttgtaaaacactggtttggccacaactggagtattgtgtccagttctgggcaccacactttaggaaagatgtgaaggccttcgggaGGGTgcgaagagatttactcgaatgattccatggatgagggacttcagttatttggatagactggagaagctggggttgttctccttggagcagagaaggttgaggggagatttgatagaggtattcaaaatcatgaagcgtctagacagagtcgatagtgagaaactgttcctatttgtGAAAGGGTcaaagaccagaggacatagatttgaagtgattggcaaaagaaccaatcatgagaaaaaacttctttacacagcgaatggttaggatctggaatgctctgccttgtgggtggtggaggcagtttaaatcatggctttcaaaagagaattgaataagtacttgaagggaagaaattgcagggctacggggatagagcgggggagtgggactagcgggTTGCTGTTGCAGATATCCGACTCGGACtcaatgggacaaatggcctccttccgtgctgtaaccattccatgattctatgaaatatttattcaattcccttttaatcACTACCGCGGATTCTTGTTGCATCACTCTTACAGTTAAGACACTACGCGTCCTAACAttcctttgggtaaagaaaatatcctaacctctcccctttgTCCTTCCAGTAATGATGTTAAATTTATGTCCTAAAACATTCGCTGTAACAAAATGGCTCATAATTCTGAACATTTCTAGCAGACCACATAGTAAGCTGTTAGCGAAAAGAGCGACTCTCGTCTCCTCTCATAACTAAAACCTCGCAGTGCTGGTGTCATCTTAATAAATAGCTTCTGTAcgttctccaaggccttgagacTCTCCCTAAAGTACGGCGCCCTTTGTACATGGCTATCTCTCCAATATCACTGGACGCTGATACATAAGCTCTTTATAAATATGTTTAAGGGGAAAATCTTGACAAACTGACTCAATGTACAAAGAAAATGATTTTAATTTATGAAGTTTGGCAATTCGTCCGTAATGTTGCAAATATTAGGGGACAGTTTGAGGAGCGCTATGGAACCGAATATAATAACGTGATTGTCGTTGTAATCACCACGAGAGACTCGGACATTGATATTTGTGTTCCAGGGAATTTCGACTAAAAAATTGAAAGCAAAAATCGAAAACTAGTAGTTGACAAATTCCAGTTAGTGGATTGCGAATAGTTTACTTACTGCCCAGATTCAGCTTGGTTCCTCTTCCGATAGTCAATCTACCACTGCCCCACACACCACAGTAATAATCGGCGGCGTCCTCGGATTGCACGTTGGTGATGGTTAAATGCATCTTGTTACTCGACGAGTCCACAGACCCGGTGAATCGATCTGGAATCCCCGGCCCTCTGGTGGAGCTCCCATACCAAACAAACACAGGGGCACTGCTGGGTTTCTGCCAGTACCAGCTCGTGTAGTAGCTGCCGATGCTGCCTCCGGACAGGGTACAGGTGATCTTGACAGTTTTGCCCGGGGTGGTTGAGATGGACGTTTCCTGATTCAGGACAGCATCCGCGTTTGTACCTGGTGAAATTACAAGTTATTGATCAGTCACATTCTGTGCAATTCTGAATATTCAGATCTGTTTAACACAATCACAACAAAAATCAGGGCAATGTAAAAAACAGCGATATTTAAGGTTAAGCCGTGTACTTACTGTGGAGACAGAGCATCAATGCGGCGAGAACTCGAACCCATTCAGTCATGGTGAAGGTTTTGGTGACGGTCAGAAGCAAAATGTTTCCTGATACGAATGCGGCTCTGGagtcttcctaaacctctccttaAGAACTTCCAAACGTCGCAACGTCACTGTATATTAATTATTCATGCAAATCTCTGTCCACGAGACAACAGGCTACAGGACCACAGGTCCCGTGCTGACTGATATTTGCATAAGTCCAGCCATTTCAAAAATGAGAAATAGAGTCAAAGCCATAGATTAGAACACGACAATGGTTAAATACAGCAAAATAAATGGTAGGGTGAAACGGGGTGAAGCGATTAAGTGACTCCAGGCTTGGGTTTTAGAAGTCAGAAGATTGTAATAGAGGAAAGACTGAGGGCGTTAAAGGGTTCAATAGCTccgaaatagagatagagattgattgctagatGGAGAGATTGGGAAGCATTTGCATCTTATGGAGAGTTAAGCGTTGTGAGAAAAATATGGAACAGGAAACGGAgctttttacaataaattttaTTAATGAATCTGAGCGACCTATTTGAGGTCACATGAGAAAGTGAGGTTCAGAATGTCGATGTACGGAAAGACTAAGGGTGAATGAATCAAATGTAAATGTTGTCTATTTAGACTTGTGGTAGATATACAAAACTATCGGGTGAAATGCCGATGTGCGATGTCATTGTATGAACCTTTGTACGAAATTGAGTTGCTTCCTATTTGAATGGGAGAGTTAACCCTTTAAAAATAGCAATCCAAAAGAAATTTCATACAAATACTGTAAATGTCGGTAAGAATATCTCACAGCACGATTTCACTATATGCGtctttgaagaattgaaagaagTAAAATTGTCATCGTCCAGTTGAAGGGCACAGAAGAGAGCAAGATGTAACGATTCAATCATTGCACTGGGAGAGGACTGACGGTTGCAAGATCAGATAGCGTCCCATAAGCACATGTCTGATACTCTTTAAATACATAGGCCAAAACAGCTCGATTTTCTGCTATGCTGTACCTTTACCACTGAAGAGGACTGAATCATTCAATTTCCACAATTGACAATTAACAATACTTGATGAGAATATTCTGTAAAGCTGCTCTCGGTAAAGTTTTCTATATTTCCTATTTTAAACACACAATTTTGGCGTAAAATTTCTTGACGATGATTTAATTCCTATTATGCAATTGAAAACATATTTGCCCCATTGTTAGTCTGGAGAGTACAGGATAGTGTATAATAGGTTAACCGATTGGTATGGATAAACGGTACCATggaattacatcgagtctacagcacagaaaaaggctattcggcccaactggactatgtcggcgtttatgctccacacgagcctcctcccaattgTTTCCTtgattctttcctaacctcttcttattccgttttgtcatcctctcctttattgtctgtgtacttagagtatgcttttatcttttgtttcaattttacctTTATCATCCATGGcgtttcattactggctagtttgttcttgttttttagaggaataaatttctcctgaactctatggatcaccgttttaaatttttcccactgctgttctatccttttgtctgtcaacatttttttccagttcacCTTCCATacgcatcccctcaaaattagcttttttccccaatctattactttggtccttGTCTTACCCATGTCTTTCTCAAACATTATTTTAAACCGTATTATATTATGATCTCTATTGCCTCGATGTCCCCCTAAGCTTACTTTTCTTATCtgatctggttcatttcccaatactagatccagcagtgattcctctcctgTTGGGCTTCACATACTAAGTAAGAAAGGAGTTCTGTACACGCTGTAAAAACTcaattcccctttcccctttccgtgcctcttcttgccagtttatttgggggtagttgaaatctcccatgattatcattcgacttttttttactcatttcatagatttgcctacacatttcttcctccacttccctttcactattaggtggtctgtagaatatacctattaacgtgatcgatcccttcttatcctttttctcaatccatatggattatgTTTCTATCTtgatattacttatgtcccttttctctcttgccattatgttgtctctaattagtacagctacctcccccacccccttcttccttccctatcctttctaaatacgttatatctTGCAATACTTAACTACCAgtgctgttctttatgtagccatgtttcagttatccctaccataTATGACTCatcgctacgaattattgcctccagttccaccGTTTTGTTTTGgaagctgtgcacattgctgtacaggcaatttaatttgtttttgataTTTGTTCCCCTCACTTCATTTTTAACAGCCATTTTGTACTAAtgctctataactgtatttgtcccctgaccgtttatgttatccTTATTCCTTATCTTGGTCTGACATTTACTCTCACCTCCTCATGGTTAGCATAGAGGGCTAAAGTAAAGGAGGAAATGTAGAAGTCGTAGGGTTACATTGGGCGTGATTCGGCAGAAGGCTGAGAACGTCCGCTATGAAATTCTGAAAAACAATTCAGAAGTCAGTACTAATATCTGTCTATTATGAATTTATCCTGTGAGATGGTGTCAGCACATCGTTTAGCTTAGGTTGTTCGGATTCTGTCGGTCGAAGCTAAGCAACAGGAGGTGTCAGTTAAAGGCAATTGAGGAAGCATCAAAGGGTTTATGTAAAGAATTATGGCTAGTTTTGAGGCAATTTGGCTGGTTTATTATTCTGGTAACGGCGTGGTCTTTATAACCGCAAAATTGTCTTATCTGTACTGTTCAGAAATGAAATGTCTTCGACATTCCGGTGAGTCTGAAGTGTATGTGGTACAACATTTTCACCTACTGGTGTAGTAGCATATGACACACAAGGATCAAATGACAGTAGTCTTAGATTTAACGGCATAGCCGGCCTATTATACGCCCCGCTTGATATTCCATTCTACTGAAGACAATGGAATTGAATATCATGCGGGGAGTAAAACAGACGGCCAATAACATACGGCCTGTTTTGCGCTGCCACGCAGAAGAAGGATTGggtggaatgggcctattctctctggagtttagaaaaataagaggtgatctcattgaaacatgtaagattctgagagggcttgacaggatatatactgagaggctgtttcccctggctggagagtctagaatttgggggatagtttcaggataaggggtcagccatttaggactgaggtgaggaggaatttcttcactcagcaggttgtgaatctttggaattctctaccccagagggctgtgggagcTGAGTCCTTGagcatagatttttggattccaagggaatcaaaggatgtggggatcgggcaggaaagtggagttgaggtcgaagatcagccatgatcttattgaatgatggagctggctcgaggggccgtatggcctactactgctcctgtttcgtatgttcttatgttcttaccaccCAATAACTTAGAATCTATTGGGGTTGAAATTCGGTGCAGCAGGCTATAACTATCCCTGACATAAAATCTGGCTCATACTACACaacccctcccaatctccccaGGTAGCGAAAGTATGCTTTTAATGAGCCTTAAGATGACCAGTCTAATAGAAGAATTTTGCTCCTTGTAGTGCTCCTCTGTTGTTTTCGGCCACTCATACTGGGAGAATAATTCATAAGTGGCGGGTAGGCTTTATCACCCAGAAGCCATTGATGTGATTTTCTTCCCTGCAGAGGTGAGTGATGGCCGAATTTTGTggtatgaaggcatcatgacaacTTCCAGCACATCGGTTGTCGGCATGAAGAATTCTCTGTATGTGATCACACGGAATCGGTACATTCAGGGATTGGAAGCCCCTCCTGTCGATGTAGTTCAGAGGGTGTTGTATGGGTGTGTGCAAAGCAAGATGTGTGCCATCGATTGTAGCCTTGAAGAAACCAGCAACCCAGTAAAAGCAGATGGCCCTATCCAGCTGCTGCCTTGTTATGATGCCAAATGTGATGGAAAGGGCATCTACAACCTGAGGAATGCATGGCCAGTCTGATATTGCAGAGATCCCTCACTGGTACTTAGAATTACCCTGTGATATAAAAGTTGAGGGCGGTGATTACCTGCATAGCCACAGAGAGAGCAATGTGAGTAGATGAGCGTGGCTATAGGTCCTCCTGCACTAGGTAACAGACCTGCCCTATTGCCCCTTTGGTAAAGTATACTTTTCTTATTCACAACTCCCCAGAGAAGTCCTCATATGGGGTAATATCTGGTAGGCTGCATCCTTCTTAAATACTGCCTGAGGCTTCTTTGCTCCATCTTGTGCAgatcccccccacctcaccctgcATGATAGTTGCATTCAGGGGTATTCCATAGGGAATATCATCCTCAGAAGCCTGAGAGGGTTCTCTTGTCTTGGTTCACACAATGACCTTGACAAAAGATCCAATTCATGATaactagttaaagaggagagtttTCCTTTCAGTTACCTGCAACACCCATCCCTGTGTTTACTCCATTTTCCACATCAGTGCTAAACGATGTCTTGCCCTGTGAATTTGAGTCCACTAACAATGGAGTTCAAACTGCTGAATCTTATTTCCTGTAGGACCTTCAGGCCCATTATGAAGAGTTTTCCTTCTGCACTTTACACCAGTGCTCTTTCTGTGTTCGCAAGGAAATAAACAGGAAGATTTCCAATGGGATCCGCTCTTTCGTGATCTAAACCTTAAATAACGGTATGAGTGAACCTCTCAAATATTCCTCAAATTTTCGGCAAGTACTCGCGATTTCACCCTTTCACCCGTTCGCTGTGCAGCTGAAGGGTCCGACTTTCGATGCTCATAACAGTTCCGTTCAATGGGTTGTCCCGAATTGGGACTGATGAGACCCAGGTCTATTTTGGCGGATTTGGAAAGTCAATGGCCGAAATTAGTGCTTACTGGCACGCATTTCGTTAACTATTTTCCTCTGTGCGCAGAACAGTTGATCTGACTTCAGACCACTTAGGGAACGTTACAACAAGCCATCGTGGCCTCGCACCAGCAAAGGGAAAACCGTGCGAAGTTACCGCTTCTGATCGTTATTCTCCGCTGGAAGTGTCCAAGAGCGGATCGACCGTGAGGATCCGATCAAATTCGTCTTTGGCACTTCCCCTCCCAACAGTGGGAACGCTTATTTATTCTGAGAAATTGTCCCTGATCACAGTAACAAGGTACAGGAAAGAGGCTGCAaattcaagggagcaggagggagaaatttGTTGGAAATAAAGGGCgggaaaaataaaatcaatgaaCAGCAGGCCACAAGAAAATGCCGAGCAGCAGAGGTGAAACTAAACGGAACAAAAACAGGAGAATGAAACACTGACAAATATAAAACGGAAATACAACTTAGGAAACATACTTTCACAAGTCCAGGCTGGAAAGATCTTTACGATCAGTGGATAAATGTTTTATTACCTGTTAATTGCCTTAATGTTTCaacactgactgcacttcaaaaatacttcattggttgtaaagcgctttgggacgtcctgaggtcgcgaaaggcactgtataaatgcaagtctttctttaacacAGGCAAGTTATCACACTAGTACTGAGCACAATGGAACCTCCTTCAATTATAATTCAACTGGACTGCAAGTTTGAAACTGTTGAGAGGAAGACTGATCAAGAGTAGTCATGTAATTCATTGATAACCAGAGTCACTGGTTTAGAGGaatgaataaatcaaattctgaTCTGGAATTTGGGCGCTTTGGGGTCACATCCATTTTTTTTCTGC
Encoded here:
- the LOC137341996 gene encoding immunoglobulin lambda-1 light chain-like, with protein sequence MTEWVRVLAALMLCLHSTNADAVLNQETSISTTPGKTVKITCTLSGGSIGSYYTSWYWQKPSSAPVFVWYGSSTRGPGIPDRFTGSVDSSSNKMHLTITNVQSEDAADYYCGVWGSGRLTIGRGTKLNLGNPRAPSVSVLPPSSDQITEKNKATLVCLVNGFNPGAVEIEWTVDGNVRGNGVETSRVQQETDNTFSTSSYLTLSASDWNSHELYSCVVKHETQTNPLQTSIARSSCI